In a single window of the Cucumis melo cultivar AY chromosome 11, USDA_Cmelo_AY_1.0, whole genome shotgun sequence genome:
- the LOC103497401 gene encoding uncharacterized protein LOC103497401 yields MGVCASTQTPITRNPKCGIKFSKQQQQQQQQHQLLNLDSIKVIHMDGFIEEFSDPIKASKITSRNPNFFLCNSEQMLIGSCVPSLSSDENLQIGQIYFLLPLSLAHSPLSLPDLCNFAIKASSALRNIPSPFFR; encoded by the coding sequence ATGGGGGTTTGTGCTTCCACTCAAACACCAATAACAAGGAATCCCAAATGCGGAATCAAATTCTccaaacaacaacaacaacaacaacaacaacaccaATTGTTGAATCTAGATTCAATCAAGGTCATTCACATGGACGGCTTCATCGAGGAATTTTCCGATCCAATCAAAGCCTCCAAAATCACATCTCGTAACCCTAATTTCTTCCTCTGTAACTCAGAGCAAATGTTAATCGGTAGCTGTGTTCCTTCTCTTTCCAGCGATGAAAATCTTCAAATCGGTCAAATCTACTTCctcctccctctctctctcgCTCATTCCCCTCTTTCTCTCCCCGATCTCTGCAATTTCGCCATTAAAGCTTCCTCTGCTCTTCGAAACATTCCATCTCCGTTCTTCAGGTAA
- the LOC103497402 gene encoding STS14 protein has protein sequence MAINQVVLQLLALSLLVLILIVQSSAATPPPTAALSPAASEYLEAHNRARAEVGVEPLQWSQNLANLTDRLARFQRNQKGCGFAELSGSRYGGNQMWVSGRVLTPREAVEEWVKEKAFYNHTSNTCVGDHHCGVYTQVVWRKSKEVGCGQATCRKEGISLTICFYNPPGNVIGESPF, from the coding sequence ATGGCCATTAATCAAGTTGTCCTACAACTTCTAGCCTTATCACTTCTAGTCCTAATACTCATAGTCCAGAGTTCTGCGGCGACGCCACCACCAACGGCAGCTCTATCGCCAGCAGCAAGTGAGTACTTAGAAGCCCACAACAGAGCAAGAGCAGAGGTGGGTGTGGAGCCTCTGCAATGGAGTCAAAATCTGGCGAATCTTACAGATCGACTGGCTCGATTCCAACGCAACCAAAAGGGGTGTGGGTTCGCGGAGCTGAGCGGCAGTCGGTACGGAGGAAATCAGATGTGGGTGAGTGGACGTGTACTGACGCCGCGGGAGGCGGTGGAGGAGTGGGTTAAAGAGAAGGCGTTTTACAATCATACGAGTAATACGTGTGTTGGGGATCACCATTGTGGAGTTTATACTCAGGTGGTGTGGCGGAAGTCGAAGGAGGTGGGTTGTGGTCAGGCTACTTGCCGGAAAGAAGGGATTAGTTTGACCATTTGTTTCTATAACCCACCCGGCAATGTCATCGGTGAAAGTCCTTTTTAG